From the genome of Paracoccus seriniphilus, one region includes:
- a CDS encoding phage tail tube protein produces the protein MPDGQIGYGSRVRIGVGETPTWTELEFVGDIDMPDEQIDEIEVTHMKSPGRRKQFISGLTDGGEVSIPMNYIPGSATDVLLLGLKASGETVQVEITLTETGTPEIYAGFLKGYARTAPVNDKMMATATFRLSEAIDP, from the coding sequence ATGCCTGATGGTCAGATCGGCTATGGCAGCCGGGTGCGGATCGGAGTCGGCGAGACCCCGACCTGGACCGAACTGGAATTCGTGGGTGACATCGACATGCCTGACGAGCAGATCGATGAAATCGAAGTCACCCACATGAAGTCGCCCGGGCGGCGCAAGCAGTTCATCTCGGGGCTGACGGATGGCGGCGAAGTCAGCATTCCGATGAACTACATTCCCGGCAGCGCCACGGATGTTCTGCTTCTCGGGCTGAAGGCCTCGGGCGAAACCGTGCAGGTCGAAATCACCCTGACCGAGACCGGCACCCCTGAAATCTATGCCGGCTTCCTGAAGGGCTATGCCCGCACGGCCCCCGTCAATGACAAGATGATGGCGACGGCCACCTTCCGTCTGTCGGAGGCGATCGATCCATGA
- a CDS encoding GTA-gp10 family protein: MSNRFLGEATAELHGRRYTLRCDFNAMCEFEDATGKDALATFEAFEAGKVSVKDMRAIMWSFMLHHHPDATLKEAGELLSADVDVLMKVIKAASPSRAEAAELGNAPAGPDPAG; the protein is encoded by the coding sequence ATGAGCAACCGTTTTCTTGGCGAGGCGACGGCTGAACTTCACGGTCGGAGATACACGCTGCGTTGCGATTTCAACGCCATGTGCGAATTCGAGGATGCGACCGGCAAGGATGCCCTGGCGACTTTCGAGGCCTTCGAGGCGGGCAAGGTCAGCGTGAAGGACATGCGGGCCATCATGTGGTCCTTCATGCTGCATCATCATCCCGATGCCACGCTGAAAGAGGCCGGTGAATTGCTGAGCGCGGATGTCGATGTGCTCATGAAGGTCATCAAGGCCGCCAGTCCTTCCCGAGCCGAGGCCGCAGAACTGGGAAACGCCCCGGCCGGACCGGATCCGGCGGGTTAG
- a CDS encoding phage portal protein, whose product MSIFTRIFGGSSGPQRRVEPPVRAVACAGGPAGTASATSWMADAGWTGQSRAKTLPRVSATIAQKHATVFACCNIIAGDLSKIPLKLYRRRDDGQEERLRDHPAAYLLNVESAPGVPATVTRLVLGYTFALRGNAYAYAPRDGAGELELIEAIGPDAVSVLRNGRERFYDFEDGAGVLRRVPSRSMLHLRYMALDGWSGRSPLEVAFESVGVALAGQEAAARTASGTLLRAYIKMEDVFEDDEAFLRNGRRVRAAIDDPEANGMPILGAGDEIKRLDLSAADQELLASRRFDREQLASIYRVPMPKLQILENGVKANAEQAAIDYLTDCLLHWGKQLEDQYALSLLSERERRSGFFFRHDFDTLLRPTTKERYEALGKAVGGPFVSPNEARRKEGWAPIEGGDALYPPPNMTRDSNAGENSDDE is encoded by the coding sequence ATGAGCATCTTCACGCGGATCTTTGGTGGCAGCTCCGGCCCGCAAAGGCGGGTCGAGCCGCCGGTCCGGGCTGTGGCCTGCGCGGGCGGCCCCGCCGGGACGGCATCGGCCACCAGCTGGATGGCCGATGCCGGCTGGACTGGTCAAAGCCGCGCAAAGACCCTACCGCGCGTCTCGGCCACCATCGCCCAGAAACATGCCACGGTGTTTGCCTGCTGCAATATCATCGCGGGCGATCTCTCGAAGATCCCGCTGAAGCTTTATCGGCGCCGCGATGACGGGCAGGAAGAACGGCTGCGCGATCACCCGGCCGCCTATCTGCTGAATGTCGAAAGCGCGCCCGGTGTTCCGGCGACCGTGACCCGCCTGGTGCTGGGCTATACCTTTGCCCTGCGCGGCAATGCCTATGCCTATGCGCCCCGCGACGGGGCCGGCGAGCTGGAGTTGATCGAGGCGATCGGCCCTGATGCGGTGTCGGTCCTGCGCAACGGGCGCGAGCGGTTTTACGATTTCGAGGATGGGGCAGGGGTTCTGCGCCGGGTGCCGTCGCGCTCCATGCTGCATCTGCGCTACATGGCGCTGGATGGCTGGAGCGGTCGCTCGCCTCTGGAAGTCGCTTTTGAAAGCGTCGGCGTGGCGCTGGCCGGGCAGGAGGCTGCCGCGCGAACAGCCTCGGGCACCTTGCTGCGCGCCTATATCAAGATGGAAGATGTCTTCGAGGATGACGAAGCCTTCCTGCGCAATGGCCGTCGGGTTCGCGCCGCGATCGATGATCCGGAAGCCAATGGCATGCCGATCCTCGGGGCCGGTGACGAGATCAAGCGGCTGGACCTTTCGGCGGCCGACCAGGAACTGCTGGCCTCGCGGCGTTTCGATCGCGAACAGCTCGCCTCGATCTATCGGGTGCCGATGCCGAAGCTGCAGATCCTTGAGAACGGCGTGAAGGCCAATGCCGAGCAGGCCGCCATCGACTATCTGACCGACTGCCTGCTGCATTGGGGCAAGCAGCTTGAAGATCAATATGCGCTGTCGCTGCTGAGCGAGCGGGAACGGCGCAGCGGCTTCTTCTTTCGCCATGATTTCGACACGCTGCTGCGCCCGACCACCAAGGAACGCTACGAGGCGCTTGGAAAGGCCGTTGGCGGGCCGTTCGTCTCGCCCAACGAGGCGCGGCGCAAAGAGGGATGGGCACCGATCGAGGGCGGAGATGCACTCTATCCGCCGCCCAACATGACACGCGACAGCAATGCAGGGGAAAACAGCGATGACGAATAG
- a CDS encoding terminase large subunit, which produces MEPIDHPVSRYALDVVEGREIAGELVTLACKRHLLDLETGRDRGLWFDCKAASRITNFAQLIQHTTGPKGGQPLKLEPWQVFRHGSVFGWKREEDGLRRFRSTYHQVAKKNGKTTDTAVPALFTQLFDGEAAPQGYCAATTRDQAGLLFKELKRMIIASPALSQLMKPWRSSIEVPRTSGEIKCLSRDGNTSDGINPHFAARDEVHRWTDRELAEIVVNSMIARAQPIDWAITTAGADMVSICGELRDYSEQVLRGSVSDDRFFAYVAEPPHECDIHDPKIWKMANPNLGVAFKEEDFRAKLNEALAIAGRMPNFRRLHLNLWTEGAQSWIERSVWDMGAEPFDPVSLYGRKAWVGLDLSKTTDLTSIVVAVPMDGLIYLICYSFLPSGPKGFIQRAQSEKREYVQWRQEGWLEVHGGGAIDEDQVIERMEVIRNVFDVQEVAYDRWGMKYVAKELTRRRFPLIEHGQGYASMSSPMKRFEQAVARGRLRHNGNPVLAWAVGNVHRDEDAAENIKPNKARSKGRIDPAVAAIMAVGRAEAAEGKRKAREIETV; this is translated from the coding sequence ATGGAACCGATTGACCATCCCGTCTCGCGTTACGCGCTCGACGTGGTCGAGGGGCGCGAGATCGCGGGGGAGCTGGTCACTCTGGCCTGCAAACGCCATCTGCTGGATCTGGAAACCGGCAGGGATCGCGGGTTGTGGTTTGATTGCAAGGCCGCCTCGCGGATCACGAATTTCGCGCAGTTGATCCAGCACACCACCGGGCCAAAGGGCGGCCAGCCGCTCAAGCTGGAACCGTGGCAGGTGTTTCGCCATGGCAGTGTGTTCGGCTGGAAGCGCGAGGAAGATGGGCTGCGCCGGTTCCGCTCGACCTATCACCAGGTCGCCAAGAAGAACGGCAAGACAACCGACACTGCGGTGCCGGCGCTGTTCACCCAGCTGTTTGACGGCGAGGCCGCGCCGCAGGGATATTGCGCCGCCACGACACGCGACCAGGCCGGGCTGCTGTTCAAGGAGCTGAAGCGGATGATCATTGCATCGCCCGCACTCAGCCAGTTGATGAAGCCCTGGCGCAGCTCGATCGAGGTCCCGCGCACCAGTGGCGAGATCAAATGCCTGTCGCGCGACGGCAATACATCGGACGGGATCAACCCGCATTTCGCGGCCCGCGATGAGGTCCACCGCTGGACGGATCGCGAGCTGGCCGAGATTGTCGTCAACTCGATGATCGCGCGGGCGCAGCCGATCGACTGGGCCATCACCACGGCCGGCGCGGATATGGTCTCGATCTGTGGCGAGCTGCGGGATTATTCCGAGCAGGTGCTGCGCGGCTCGGTCAGCGATGACCGGTTCTTTGCCTATGTGGCCGAGCCGCCCCATGAATGTGACATCCATGATCCCAAGATCTGGAAGATGGCCAATCCGAACCTCGGGGTGGCCTTCAAGGAAGAAGATTTTCGCGCCAAGCTGAACGAGGCCCTGGCGATTGCCGGGCGGATGCCGAATTTCCGCCGGTTGCATCTCAACCTCTGGACGGAAGGGGCGCAGTCCTGGATCGAGCGCAGCGTCTGGGACATGGGCGCCGAGCCTTTCGATCCGGTCAGTCTTTACGGGCGCAAGGCCTGGGTTGGATTGGACCTGTCCAAAACAACCGACCTCACCTCGATCGTGGTCGCGGTGCCGATGGACGGGCTGATCTACCTGATCTGCTACAGCTTCCTGCCCTCGGGGCCCAAGGGCTTCATCCAGCGCGCGCAGTCGGAAAAGCGCGAATATGTGCAGTGGCGACAGGAGGGATGGCTGGAGGTCCATGGCGGCGGTGCCATTGATGAGGATCAGGTCATCGAGCGGATGGAGGTCATACGCAATGTCTTTGATGTTCAGGAAGTCGCCTATGACCGCTGGGGCATGAAATATGTCGCCAAGGAACTGACCCGACGGCGCTTCCCGCTGATCGAACATGGTCAGGGCTATGCCTCGATGTCATCGCCGATGAAGCGCTTCGAACAGGCGGTCGCGCGGGGACGCCTTCGCCACAATGGCAACCCGGTGCTCGCCTGGGCCGTGGGCAATGTGCATCGCGATGAAGACGCGGCCGAGAATATCAAGCCCAACAAGGCGCGCTCGAAAGGCCGGATCGATCCGGCCGTGGCTGCGATCATGGCGGTCGGTCGCGCCGAGGCGGCCGAAGGGAAACGCAAGGCTCGGGAGATCGAGACGGTATGA
- a CDS encoding HK97-gp10 family putative phage morphogenesis protein has product MSVTIDVEGFAELEKALDNLSKSAGKAVLRRALKKAAQPTADLARSMAPVKTGKLAKSVIVGTRLDGRQARIHRRMFRDDKAAVEMFVGPSYLRGDGGRHGHLVEFGTSKMAARPFMRPAWDQDKNAMLERLSDELWAELEKSIRRAEKRAAKLAAKG; this is encoded by the coding sequence ATGAGTGTCACCATTGATGTCGAGGGCTTTGCCGAGCTGGAGAAGGCGCTCGACAACCTTTCCAAATCCGCGGGCAAAGCAGTCCTGCGCCGTGCATTGAAGAAGGCCGCGCAGCCGACGGCGGATCTTGCCCGCTCGATGGCACCGGTCAAGACCGGCAAACTGGCGAAATCGGTGATCGTGGGAACCCGGCTTGACGGTCGCCAGGCGCGGATCCACCGGCGCATGTTCCGCGATGACAAGGCAGCGGTCGAGATGTTCGTGGGGCCGTCCTATCTGCGTGGGGATGGCGGCAGACATGGCCATCTGGTCGAGTTCGGAACCAGCAAGATGGCGGCGCGACCCTTCATGCGCCCGGCATGGGATCAGGACAAGAACGCCATGCTCGAGCGGCTGTCCGACGAGCTGTGGGCCGAGTTGGAAAAGAGCATCAGGCGCGCCGAGAAACGGGCCGCGAAACTGGCAGCGAAAGGCTGA
- a CDS encoding P27 family phage terminase small subunit — protein MRGAKPSLDNVVPMKGDMPARHIPEPLPHMAGRSVDVWKELAPLLVARDRLDPLYLYQFASYCEAVANFIDATYALSVDGLYYEVQTRNGRQQKATAAFRAQQEAMNQMRRDSALFGLSPVDAARISAGAQGDLFEDIMRKIDGTD, from the coding sequence ATGCGAGGTGCCAAACCATCGCTCGACAATGTCGTCCCGATGAAGGGTGACATGCCGGCACGTCATATCCCGGAACCCTTGCCGCATATGGCAGGCCGGTCCGTCGATGTCTGGAAGGAACTGGCGCCGCTTCTGGTGGCCAGGGATCGCCTTGATCCGCTCTATCTCTACCAGTTCGCCTCCTATTGCGAAGCGGTGGCCAATTTCATCGACGCGACCTACGCGCTCAGCGTCGACGGCCTCTATTACGAGGTCCAGACCCGCAACGGCCGCCAGCAAAAGGCCACGGCGGCATTCCGGGCCCAGCAGGAAGCGATGAACCAGATGCGCCGGGATTCGGCCCTGTTCGGGCTGTCGCCGGTCGATGCGGCGCGGATCTCGGCAGGAGCGCAGGGTGATCTTTTCGAAGACATCATGCGCAAGATCGATGGAACCGATTGA
- a CDS encoding head-tail adaptor protein has product MARFSYDRSVQFLRAEIVDDGFQSRRGEYRPHGPRCWAAKSEISDAEKFGAGSVVPNLQARFRLPWSNFAAGIAHTDRMACEGRVYAIVGIKEIGRRAALEFTTASVTP; this is encoded by the coding sequence ATGGCGAGGTTTTCTTATGACCGGTCGGTGCAGTTCTTGCGGGCGGAAATCGTCGATGACGGGTTCCAGTCGCGCCGGGGTGAATATCGTCCCCATGGACCTCGTTGCTGGGCTGCAAAGAGCGAAATCAGCGACGCTGAGAAGTTCGGCGCGGGATCGGTCGTGCCCAACCTGCAGGCGAGGTTCAGACTGCCCTGGTCGAATTTTGCCGCCGGCATCGCACATACCGATCGGATGGCCTGCGAGGGCCGCGTCTACGCGATCGTCGGTATCAAGGAGATCGGGCGCCGGGCTGCCCTCGAGTTCACGACCGCATCGGTGACGCCATGA
- a CDS encoding phage major capsid protein encodes MPKIDDLRRDRQAAATKLQDAADAIAALEDAGTGPDEDAHKEAVAGFDAAQAEFDTLNAQVKRAEAAEAARAAAAVGDQGATAIPAPRPAVAADPDQKGVGLGFMVHALARCRGDRDKAASYLDAEGHSGISAALSGASETAGGVTIPRPLAQEMIELLRSRVVVRRAGARTFPMPAGQIRHSKQTASATASYGAENAQIAPSEPEFDKLDQSFKKLTGLVPVGNSLLRHSGMAMAQHVRDDLLKVMARREDLAFIRGTGTANTPRGIRNWLLAANWIAATDAGIAASSAAAEAALRTVVSRVEDADVNMSQAGWIMRASAKNFLANLRDDNGNKLFPSIEANGQLLGWPIHITSQIPNNLGSGGDETEIYFGEFSEAMIGDSMDLSIGVSTEAGYFDGTEWVSAFQNDLTLMRAISEHDFALEHDVAFAGFNAAGWSL; translated from the coding sequence ATGCCGAAAATCGATGACCTTCGCCGCGACCGTCAGGCCGCTGCCACGAAACTTCAGGACGCCGCCGACGCGATCGCCGCGCTGGAAGATGCCGGAACCGGTCCGGATGAGGATGCCCATAAGGAGGCCGTCGCCGGTTTCGATGCCGCCCAGGCAGAATTTGACACGCTGAATGCCCAGGTGAAACGCGCCGAGGCGGCTGAAGCTGCCCGCGCGGCCGCCGCTGTCGGAGATCAGGGTGCAACGGCGATCCCCGCGCCCCGTCCTGCCGTCGCGGCAGATCCCGATCAGAAAGGTGTCGGGCTGGGCTTCATGGTTCATGCTCTGGCGCGGTGTCGTGGCGATCGGGACAAGGCGGCCAGCTATCTTGATGCCGAGGGGCATTCGGGGATCTCGGCGGCGCTGTCGGGGGCCTCGGAAACCGCGGGCGGCGTGACCATCCCCCGGCCCCTGGCGCAGGAAATGATCGAGCTTCTGCGCTCGCGTGTCGTGGTGCGCCGGGCCGGGGCCCGGACCTTTCCGATGCCGGCCGGTCAGATCCGCCATTCCAAGCAGACCGCCTCGGCCACCGCGAGCTATGGCGCCGAGAATGCCCAGATTGCACCGAGCGAGCCCGAGTTCGACAAGCTCGACCAGTCCTTCAAGAAGCTGACCGGGCTGGTGCCCGTCGGCAATTCGCTGTTGCGCCATTCCGGCATGGCCATGGCGCAGCATGTGCGGGACGATCTTCTGAAGGTCATGGCCCGGCGCGAGGATCTGGCCTTCATTCGTGGCACCGGCACGGCCAATACACCGCGTGGGATCCGCAACTGGCTGCTGGCTGCAAACTGGATCGCCGCAACCGATGCAGGGATCGCGGCCAGCTCGGCGGCGGCCGAGGCGGCGCTGCGCACGGTCGTGTCGCGCGTCGAGGATGCCGATGTGAACATGAGCCAGGCGGGCTGGATCATGCGGGCCTCGGCCAAGAACTTCCTCGCCAATCTGCGCGATGACAATGGCAACAAGCTGTTCCCCTCGATCGAGGCCAATGGCCAGTTGCTGGGCTGGCCGATCCACATCACCTCGCAGATCCCGAACAATCTCGGATCCGGCGGTGATGAGACCGAGATCTATTTCGGGGAATTCTCCGAGGCGATGATCGGGGACAGCATGGATCTGAGCATCGGTGTGTCTACGGAAGCCGGGTATTTCGACGGCACGGAATGGGTCTCGGCCTTCCAGAACGATCTGACCCTGATGCGCGCCATCTCCGAGCATGATTTCGCGCTGGAACATGACGTGGCCTTCGCCGGTTTCAATGCCGCCGGCTGGTCGCTCTGA
- a CDS encoding S49 family peptidase, whose protein sequence is MTNSIKAMLAGAPMAIASDLAHDLMSIELPDAAMSPGPEAAAPVERFTITRGIAVLPVRGILTPSSEILERYLGWSTYFGLTEAVAELSERGDVSAIVLDVNSPGGMVVGCEGAAGAIAAAAQAKPVHAIAAPMAASAAYWLASQANSIAVMPGGIVGSIGVAMMASSVVGPDSHGEQKYFLTSSHARAKRPDPGTEEGMAELRRSLDEAEGQFHAAVSAGRGIAREALPAQLSVTGDERDGGAVFTGQQAIARGLADSVETRAAFYARMIETYGAAGATGPSVRFRARASAAAALARI, encoded by the coding sequence ATGACGAATAGCATCAAGGCAATGCTGGCGGGGGCGCCCATGGCCATCGCGAGCGATCTTGCCCATGACCTGATGTCGATCGAGCTGCCCGACGCGGCGATGTCGCCCGGGCCGGAGGCGGCGGCACCGGTCGAGCGCTTCACCATCACCCGCGGCATCGCGGTCCTGCCGGTGCGGGGCATCCTGACGCCGAGCAGCGAGATCCTCGAGCGCTATCTGGGCTGGTCGACATATTTCGGGCTGACGGAAGCGGTGGCCGAACTGTCCGAGCGCGGCGATGTCTCGGCCATCGTGCTGGATGTGAACAGCCCCGGCGGGATGGTCGTGGGATGCGAGGGCGCGGCCGGTGCCATTGCCGCGGCAGCGCAGGCAAAGCCCGTCCATGCAATCGCGGCACCGATGGCGGCCTCTGCTGCCTATTGGCTGGCCTCGCAGGCCAACAGCATTGCGGTCATGCCCGGCGGTATCGTTGGCTCGATCGGTGTTGCGATGATGGCATCCTCTGTCGTTGGGCCTGACAGCCATGGCGAGCAAAAGTATTTCCTGACCTCGAGTCATGCCCGCGCCAAGCGCCCCGATCCCGGCACCGAAGAAGGAATGGCCGAGCTGCGCCGGTCGCTGGATGAGGCCGAGGGGCAGTTTCACGCGGCGGTGTCAGCGGGGCGGGGCATCGCGCGCGAGGCGCTGCCGGCGCAACTCTCTGTCACCGGTGACGAACGTGACGGTGGCGCGGTCTTTACCGGCCAGCAGGCGATTGCCCGCGGCCTGGCAGACAGCGTCGAAACAAGGGCGGCCTTCTATGCCCGGATGATCGAGACCTATGGCGCGGCGGGCGCAACCGGCCCGTCGGTCAGGTTCCGCGCGCGGGCCAGCGCCGCTGCGGCGCTCGCCCGGATCTAG
- the gp17 gene encoding tail completion protein gp17, with amino-acid sequence MEEAFRAILLGNTAIAVRVGDRVDWGEGMQGGALPSITLQVVSSANQHSMQGPDRLSQSRVQVDVYAASYGDAKVLQRAVLGALDGYRGGSMQGIFHAGSRDGRETGTSEAERPYRVSMDFMTNWSE; translated from the coding sequence ATGGAAGAGGCGTTCCGCGCGATCCTGCTGGGCAATACCGCCATTGCGGTGCGGGTCGGGGATCGGGTCGACTGGGGCGAGGGGATGCAGGGCGGCGCGCTGCCCTCGATCACCTTGCAGGTGGTCAGCAGCGCAAACCAACACAGCATGCAGGGCCCTGACAGGCTGTCACAGTCGCGGGTTCAGGTCGATGTTTACGCAGCAAGCTATGGCGATGCGAAGGTGCTGCAACGTGCTGTCCTGGGCGCGCTGGACGGATATCGCGGCGGCTCGATGCAGGGAATATTTCACGCGGGATCGCGTGATGGACGGGAAACCGGAACCAGTGAGGCCGAACGGCCTTACCGGGTCTCGATGGATTTCATGACAAACTGGAGCGAATGA
- a CDS encoding IS5 family transposase: MSSWAPTKYKTRNWPSYNTALKQRGSLSIWFDPEMGWTPPPTGKRGRQQQFSDAAIQTCLTLKVLFGMPLRQTTGFVESLLRLVGLNWAVPDFSTLCRRQKTLNVILPFRGGTGPLNLLIDSTGIKSEGEGEWNARKHGGSKRRIWRKIHIGIDEETMEVRAVEITTSNVGDAPMLPELLEQIPPNQAIGSVTADGAYDTRNCHDAIATRYAHAVIPPRKNAKPWKPTSAGAVARNEAVNASRYLGRAIWRKWSGYHRRSRVESKMNCIKLLGQSLMSRDFNRQVAEIQIRVAVLNRYTALGIPVTVPVG, translated from the coding sequence ATGAGCAGTTGGGCCCCTACGAAGTACAAGACCAGGAACTGGCCTTCGTACAACACAGCACTGAAGCAACGCGGATCGCTTTCGATCTGGTTTGATCCGGAGATGGGCTGGACGCCACCGCCAACAGGCAAACGTGGGCGGCAGCAACAATTCAGCGATGCCGCGATCCAGACCTGCCTGACCCTGAAGGTGCTTTTCGGCATGCCGCTCCGGCAGACCACGGGTTTCGTCGAGAGCTTGCTGCGGTTGGTCGGGTTGAACTGGGCGGTGCCGGACTTCAGCACCTTGTGCCGCCGCCAGAAGACATTGAACGTGATCCTGCCCTTTCGTGGCGGCACCGGCCCGCTGAACCTGCTGATCGATAGCACCGGCATCAAGTCGGAAGGCGAAGGGGAATGGAACGCCCGCAAGCATGGCGGCTCAAAACGACGCATCTGGCGCAAGATACACATAGGGATCGACGAAGAAACGATGGAAGTGCGGGCGGTCGAAATCACCACCAGCAATGTCGGCGACGCGCCCATGTTGCCGGAGTTACTCGAGCAAATCCCGCCAAACCAAGCCATCGGTAGCGTCACGGCTGACGGGGCCTACGACACTCGAAATTGCCACGACGCGATTGCCACCCGCTATGCCCACGCCGTCATCCCGCCGCGCAAGAACGCCAAACCATGGAAACCCACAAGCGCCGGAGCTGTCGCCCGCAACGAGGCAGTCAATGCATCGCGATACCTCGGCCGCGCCATCTGGCGAAAATGGAGCGGATACCACCGCCGAAGCCGCGTCGAGAGCAAGATGAACTGCATCAAGCTTCTCGGCCAATCCCTGATGTCGAGAGACTTCAACCGGCAGGTCGCCGAAATCCAGATCCGCGTCGCGGTGCTCAACCGCTACACCGCTCTCGGCATACCCGTCACGGTGCCCGTAGGATAG
- a CDS encoding HNH endonuclease signature motif containing protein: MKGKRISYSAEELAWIEARKKMPRRQAHALFCATWSRDDVSLSNYNALCKRKGWMTGRTGQFPKGLAPHNKGKPMPDDLRQKCLRTAFKKGNLPHNHRGHGHERIDSKDGYVVMIVAEKNPWTGADTRPVHKHRYLWEQRYGPVPKGHVLKCLDGDKTNCDPDNWELIPRALLPRLSGRWTGVKYDEAPAELKPAVMAVAKLDHKAREIRRGRKTATAPTCPDRRMQ, encoded by the coding sequence ATGAAGGGCAAGCGGATCAGCTACAGCGCCGAGGAACTGGCATGGATCGAGGCGCGCAAGAAAATGCCGCGCCGTCAGGCACACGCCCTGTTTTGCGCGACCTGGAGCCGCGATGACGTGTCGCTCAGCAACTACAATGCGCTCTGCAAGCGCAAAGGCTGGATGACCGGGCGCACCGGGCAGTTCCCAAAGGGTCTTGCCCCACACAACAAAGGCAAGCCGATGCCGGATGATCTGCGCCAGAAATGCCTGCGCACCGCGTTCAAGAAGGGCAACCTTCCCCACAATCATCGCGGTCACGGGCATGAGCGCATCGACAGCAAGGACGGCTATGTCGTGATGATCGTCGCCGAGAAGAACCCCTGGACCGGCGCCGACACCCGCCCCGTGCACAAGCACCGCTATCTCTGGGAACAGCGCTATGGACCGGTCCCGAAAGGCCATGTCCTGAAATGCCTGGATGGCGACAAGACCAATTGCGACCCCGACAACTGGGAACTGATCCCGCGGGCCCTGCTGCCCCGACTGAGCGGGCGCTGGACTGGCGTGAAATACGACGAAGCCCCCGCCGAGCTGAAGCCCGCCGTCATGGCCGTCGCCAAGCTGGATCACAAGGCACGCGAGATCCGCCGCGGGCGCAAGACCGCCACCGCGCCAACTTGCCCAGACAGGAGAATGCAATGA
- a CDS encoding HNH endonuclease signature motif containing protein, whose product MVMKLCCAPGCDEIAIEGHPHCEEHAALAQARLKARRDVAKTSAVALAGAAFYRTRRWRRQSRLFLDRHPLCADCAGLGVVTAAREVDHITPHRGDAKLMWDQSNWQPLCKPCHSRKTAREVLVGAGSRGGRG is encoded by the coding sequence ATGGTGATGAAGCTGTGCTGTGCGCCGGGTTGTGATGAGATTGCCATCGAGGGCCATCCGCATTGCGAGGAACATGCCGCGCTGGCGCAGGCGCGTCTGAAGGCGCGGCGCGATGTTGCGAAGACTTCGGCGGTCGCGCTGGCGGGCGCGGCGTTCTATCGGACACGGCGCTGGCGCAGGCAGTCGCGGCTCTTTCTCGATCGCCATCCGCTGTGCGCTGATTGCGCCGGGCTTGGCGTGGTCACTGCGGCGCGCGAGGTCGATCACATCACCCCACATCGCGGCGATGCGAAGCTGATGTGGGATCAATCGAACTGGCAGCCGCTGTGCAAGCCCTGCCACAGCAGGAAGACCGCGCGGGAAGTGCTGGTCGGAGCCGGATCTCGCGGCGGGCGCGGCTGA
- a CDS encoding DNA-binding protein, producing MSRADLSFAPRLLPSPIAAAYLGVSETKLRTLGIPRRLLDGKKLYDRLTLDAYASGLPSEGEADEVKACDKAFGL from the coding sequence ATGAGCCGCGCCGATCTGTCATTTGCACCGCGCTTGCTGCCCTCGCCCATCGCAGCCGCCTATCTTGGCGTCAGCGAAACAAAGCTGCGGACGCTTGGCATCCCGCGCAGGTTGCTGGACGGGAAGAAACTCTATGACAGGCTGACCCTTGATGCTTATGCTTCCGGCCTGCCCTCCGAGGGCGAGGCCGACGAGGTGAAGGCATGCGACAAGGCATTCGGTCTGTGA